A region from the Drosophila bipectinata strain 14024-0381.07 chromosome 3R, DbipHiC1v2, whole genome shotgun sequence genome encodes:
- the LOC138926532 gene encoding uncharacterized protein, giving the protein MTPAANALDFVNLNRLKLNQKLNAHSKRGFTRGHLLVSGPKENVSAGVSGTGGRAGLLTSSHTQGARDISRSVESFRAAPGGHSLKDAQVLSWTPRIMSGWLNATTFGSRTQIHAAICCCLIIK; this is encoded by the exons ATGACACCTGCAG CAAATGCGCTCGATTTTGTCAATCTGAATCGCCTGAAACTGAATCAAAAACTGAACGCGCACTCGAAACGCGGCTTTACCAGAGGCCACTTGTTAGTGAGCGGCCCAAAGGAGAATGTCAGTGCAGGTGTGAGTGGGACAGGTGGCAGAGCAGGCCTACTCACTTCCTCGCACACGCAGGGAGCACGCGACATTAGCCGGAGTGTTGAGTCATTTCGGGCGGCCCCAGGCGGACACAG CCTTAAAGACGCTCAGGTGTTGAGTTGGACTCCACGAATCATGAGCGGTTGGCTAAACGCAACGACCTTTGGGAGCCGCACACAAATCCATGCAGCAATTTGTTGCTGcctaattataaaataa